In the Aneurinibacillus soli genome, one interval contains:
- the gcvPA gene encoding aminomethyl-transferring glycine dehydrogenase subunit GcvPA, whose protein sequence is MSYRYLPMTDRDRKEMLDVLGIADVEELFTDIPDAVRFQEELAIPAALSEPALIGHMGQLAAKNVNAASCISFLGAGTYDHYIPSVVNHVISRSEFYTAYTPYQPEISQGELQAIFEFQTMICELTGMDVANSSMYDGATALAEAAALAVGKTGRTKVVVSGTVHPEARDVLKTNAKGHGYRVEEVRFADGVTDVAALAAAVDEETAAVLVQYPNFFGGLEDLAAVEAVAHGQKALFVVSANPLALGILKPPGAYGADIVVGDAQPFGIPMSYGGPHCGYFAVRKEWMRQIPGRIVGQTQDDQGRHGFVLTLQAREQHIRREKATSNICSNQALNALAAAVAMTALGKQGVQEMARLNIQKTQYAKQRIQALTGYEVVGSASVFNEFVVKVPASVAQVNRMLLADSIIGGLDLGRFYPKLAGHMLLAVTEMRTKEDIDRLVDRLGGIHHA, encoded by the coding sequence GTGTCTTACCGTTATCTGCCGATGACAGACCGTGACCGCAAAGAGATGCTCGATGTGCTCGGTATAGCGGATGTGGAGGAATTGTTTACCGACATTCCGGACGCCGTGCGTTTTCAAGAGGAGCTTGCGATTCCAGCTGCGCTGTCAGAGCCTGCGCTCATCGGACATATGGGACAACTGGCAGCGAAAAATGTGAATGCAGCGAGCTGCATTTCATTTCTCGGAGCCGGGACATATGATCACTACATCCCGAGTGTAGTTAATCATGTGATTTCCCGCTCAGAGTTTTATACGGCCTATACACCGTATCAGCCGGAGATCAGTCAGGGCGAATTGCAGGCGATATTTGAGTTTCAGACGATGATTTGTGAGCTAACGGGCATGGATGTGGCGAATTCCTCGATGTATGACGGAGCGACAGCACTTGCAGAAGCCGCGGCGCTAGCAGTTGGGAAGACAGGACGGACGAAAGTGGTAGTGTCGGGCACGGTGCATCCAGAGGCACGCGATGTGCTTAAAACTAATGCAAAAGGGCATGGCTATCGTGTGGAAGAAGTCAGGTTTGCCGATGGTGTAACGGATGTGGCGGCACTTGCAGCGGCAGTGGACGAAGAGACAGCTGCTGTACTGGTGCAGTATCCGAACTTTTTTGGTGGGCTGGAAGATCTGGCCGCAGTAGAAGCAGTGGCACATGGACAAAAAGCATTGTTTGTCGTGAGTGCCAATCCGCTTGCGCTCGGTATTTTGAAGCCTCCAGGTGCGTATGGAGCTGATATTGTGGTAGGGGATGCACAGCCGTTTGGCATTCCGATGTCGTATGGTGGGCCGCACTGCGGGTATTTTGCAGTGCGGAAGGAATGGATGCGCCAGATTCCGGGTCGAATTGTCGGCCAGACCCAGGATGATCAGGGGCGTCATGGCTTCGTGCTGACGCTACAGGCTCGGGAGCAGCACATTCGCCGGGAAAAGGCGACATCTAATATCTGCTCCAATCAGGCACTGAACGCGCTGGCTGCTGCTGTAGCGATGACGGCGCTCGGCAAGCAGGGCGTGCAGGAGATGGCACGCCTGAATATCCAGAAAACACAGTACGCGAAGCAGCGTATTCAAGCGCTTACCGGGTATGAAGTGGTTGGAAGTGCCTCGGTTTTCAATGAATTCGTGGTCAAGGTACCAGCTTCGGTCGCACAAGTAAATCGCATGCTGCTTGCAGACAGCATCATCGGGGGGCTTGATCTGGGCCGCTTCTATCCAAAGCTTGCCGGACATATGCTGCTAGCTGTGACCGAGATGCGTACGAAAGAAGACATTGACCGGCTTGTGGACCGATTGGGAGGGATTCACCATGCATAA